A single Mercenaria mercenaria strain notata chromosome 9, MADL_Memer_1, whole genome shotgun sequence DNA region contains:
- the LOC123547923 gene encoding uncharacterized protein LOC123547923: MDYHPLRVDALGLSDMFKMDLMKQLDSIMEPPCDNISSHCDYDQMDTTGSLTVNINFNQEPDCYLETIRSDAFEDFSRNGIEQDLDEVDVFQSKLRERTTATTRPIEPETGYNPVAVDYMNQKRRKSKKKSKTICVFCKNNNEQPQIYQSHVLKDSEGRTTCPILRKYTCPICGVRGGDDAHTIRYCPRNLDRDLNPGLGLLMKSPRLSTGKVNPRCAN; encoded by the exons ATGGATTATCACCCACTTCGTGTTGATGCACTGGGACTTAGTGATATGTTTAAAATGGACTTGATGAAGCAGTTAGACTCGATCATGGAGCCACCATGTGATAATATTTCTAGTCACTGTGATTATGATCAGATGGATACTACTGGGTCATTGACTGTAAACATAAATTTCAACCAGGAACCGGACTGTTACTTAGAGACAATCAGATCAGACGCATTTGAAGATTTCAGCAGGAATGGAATCGAGCAAGATCTGGACGAGGTAGATGTATTCCAGTCAAAGCTGCGTGAACGAACAACAGCAACGACACGACCGATCGAACCTGAGACCGGCTACAACCCGGTAGCTGTTGATTACATGAACCAGAAGCGTAGGAAGTcgaagaaaaaaagtaaaaccaTATGTGTGTTCTGTAAAAACAATAATGAGCAACCGCAGATCTACCAGTCTCACGTTTTGAAGGACTCCGAAGGTAGGACAACCTGTCCGATCTTGAGGAAATACACCTGTCCTATATGTGGCGTGCGGGGTGGCGACGACGCCCATACAATAAG GTATTGCCCTCGAAACCTAGATAGGGACTTGAACCCAGGACTTGGGCTCTTGATGAAATCGCCTAGGCTTAGCACAGGCAAGGTCAATCCAAGGTGTGCCAACTAA